One region of Pagrus major chromosome 5, Pma_NU_1.0 genomic DNA includes:
- the ppiaa gene encoding peptidyl-prolyl cis-trans isomerase A, whose protein sequence is MAKQRVFFDVTSNGSPLGRVVMELEADVVPKTTENFRALCTGEKGFGYKGSIFHRIIPGFMCQGGDFTNHNGTGGKSIYGSKFADENFTLKHTCEGILSMANAGPNTNGSQFFICTAKTSWLDGKHVVFGRVVEGLEVVKKMESFGSQSGKTSQKIAIADCGQL, encoded by the exons ATGGCCAAGCAACGAGTCTTCTTCGACGTCACTTCTAACGGCTCCCCGCTGGGCCGGGTCGTGATGGAG ctcgAGGCCGACGTGGTGCCCAAGACCACGGAGAACTTCCGGGCCCTCTGCACCGGCGAGAAGGGCTTCGGCTACAAGGGCTCCATCTTCCACCGCATCATCCCGGGGTTCATGTGCCAG GGAGGCGACTTCACCAACCACAACGGAACCGGTGGGAAGTCCATCTACGGCAGCAAGTTTGCTGACGAGAACTTCACCCTGAAGCACACCTGTGAAGGCATCCTGTCCATGGCCAACGCCGGGCCGAACACTAACGGATCCCAGTTCTTCATCTGCACAGCCAAGACGTCATG GCTCGATGGGAAGCACGTGGTGTTCGGCCGGGTGGTCGAGGGGCTCGAGGTGGTGAAGAAGATGGAGTCCTTCGGCAGCCAGAGCGGCAAAACCTCGCAGAAGATTGCCATCGCCGACTGCGGGCAGCTCTAA